The nucleotide window gttaaatctgCACGGTTTTACTATAGttttgatcaaacaaatgctgccttaaagggatagttcacccaaaaatgaaattgtgaTGTTTATCGGCTtaccccagtgcatccaagatgtaggtgtcattgtttcttcagtagaacacaaatgaagatttttaacttcaaccgttgcagtctgccagtcataatgcatgtgaatgggtaacaattccatgaaagtagaaaaaaaaacatgcttagacagaATACAACacaccctgctgctcgtgacgacatattgatgtcttaagacacgaaccaatgggtttctgtgagaaaccgaacgttttttttattttttatatctcatatccagacgaatctcatctagtggtTCCATCCGTCATTACTTccgtctggtaaggtcaaactggcgcgATCATGGATATATATTATGTGGATGCCTATGGATGCCGATCcacgcaggcactaatgaggtctatattacttccgtctggtaaggtcaaactggcgcATTCATATATGGCAccagtttgaccttaccagacggAAGTAATGGCAGATAGGAACACTAGATTAGATTCGCCTGGATAtgaggaaaaaaacaacaagcataaatactgttcggtttctcacagaaacctattggtttgtgtcttaagacatcagtgtgtcgtcacaaGCAggagggtttttgtgcatgttgtctaagcatgttgtttttttgtttttttactctgatagagttgttacccattcacatgcatgactggcagactgcaacggttgaagttaaaaatctcaatttgtgttctaccgtagaaacaaagacacctacatcttggatgcactgggggtaagcatataaacatcacattttcatttttggctgaactatccctttaatgagcataagagacttctttccaAAAATCCTATCGACCCCtaacttttaaatggtagtgtgTTTCTGAGCGGCAGTCagatcaaatttttttttacattaggaAGAGATGGAAatgcattatatatttaattcctgttaattctcaattaATGGATTGAGTAGTGTGCTAATGATCTCATCTGCATAATGACACTCTCTCTCATCAACTCCAGTTATAATGGGCAGTGGGATCTAGGGAGGGAAGCTTTGGATGACATCCTCTACCGAGCACAGCTAGACCTCCATGCCCAGCCATTACTGGTAAGTCATCAGCTGTCTGCACACCATCGTATTATGTGAAATGCATTTATTACTGTACACTTGGGGAAATATACAATGGGGTCTGAAAGTCTGATACATAAGTCGTAAAGCAGACAAATATTAGGATATAAAGTTCAGATTAAATATTAAAGCAAATCAAATTGTGAACAGACGTTTTTGCTTCCATTGAGCCACAAGGTGCTCTCAGTATCCTTTTCAAATTatgcaaaaacatcatcatCGGAGCTGttcgaaatcgccccctataccctcattcactattccctgcattactccactaatatagtccacttaaagaagtgaatgaaaacgagtgagtgagtgcacTGAAAGGTTTTTGTTGCTTGctgtttaataatcatttggAACTTGGCAAACTCCAGTAGGAATGCAAATGTCTATCTTGAACTCTGTTATGGAAACTAGCATGTTTAAACCTTAATTAAGCCATTTTATACTTGTATGATATTATGTTGTTCTCTCATTGGTTGGCCATTTGGAAAATGGACGGGTAGGTGCATGATTCAGCTGAGCCATCTTCTGGCAATGTGCGGGAATTAATTTGGTATGACCCTCACTGTTAATTATGGATATCCTCTAGCCATTGAGTGTACATCAGTTGCATACTCATTATTGCTCTGCAttatgggattgaatgagtgcactcgataaCATCCAGTATGGTTTCAGGCACTGCTAAAAATGGATTTCCCCTGAAATAGGGCTTTTTAAGGGTATGGGGCGATTTGAACAGGTTTTACCCATACTTGTGACATTTATACAGCTCAAGTGCTGCTTCCATTTAAAGCAAAATAAGGAACAGCAAATATGTTAAgtcattaaattattaaaaattcatggatttttttgtgtggaatttttaaaatatcatgttttaatttttttaattacacaaAATGCAAAATAGAATAATTTTCACTGGTTTGAATTTTAGACCCTATTGTACGGTACTATTTAAGAAAATCTGCCAAAACCCCCAATAAGATGTTTCATGGAGTCTTTCATGAatcaatatttaaatgtatgattCTTAATGGAAATGTTATATTTCACTGCATTACGTTGACCCCTGATCCTCAGGTGGCAAATGCAATTAGCCGCTCACTTCCGTCCCGTCCTCCGGAGGGCTCGCGGAACCTTCTGGAGGTGGAAGTAACGCCTGCCGGGAGATGCATCTCACAGGCAGCTGTCACTGCCGCCTCCATTCGTCGCCTCCGCTGGAAACGAGAGGGTATGGAAAATACGTGCACACACAGACTTTTATACCGATCTTTTTATTTTGGTTGCTTTCTTCATGATCATTAAAATCACAATCAGAACATTAACGTGACATCCTCAACAGTCCCTCCATTGCATCCATTGAAACATCAGGAAAAGGAGGCCATTTTTGTGTGTGACATGTTCCCTCTGTCAGCATCATGTTTAGTTCGCTCACTGTCTTCACCTCagattgttttgatttctcaaCCACGGCTGAATTCTACGCCTCCATCACCCCCAGCCGATACACCCCCCCGGAGAGACCAGACAGTCCTGTGCAACGCGGGCGGATAAAGTGCACCATTCACCTAACCTTGCAAGGGGGTACGCAGGGCTCAGGAACATTTCACCATTACACCGTGTCACGGTGTTAGACAGTTCATACACAAGCCCTGCCCTTGTTCATCATAGAAAGTGttcattatttatattaatactCAACATTTTTTATCAATATTAAAATGACCCCATTGCATGGAAACTTCCTCCCATCTGTTACTAGTGTCTCCACATACCCTAGTGTATTTTGATCATTTGTGTTTAATCCTTTTTATTTGTGATCAAATGTGTTTTAGGAGCCTCTTACAGTGCTTGCAAGGCAATAAGATACGCTATATATGAATGATATtcattccttttttttcttctctatgAATTTCTGAAATTCATTTAGCGTGATTTACTTAACATTGTTTTGAGGACGATTTTGTTGTGCACTATACTTTTCATCTTAAATTTCTTAAGCGGAAATTCTCCTTAGATTTATATGGATAAAATGTTctgcattcaaaataataataatatttgcataCTGAATTGTGATTGGCCTTTTGGTGCTTTCAAGTcaaaattattgtatttttttttttttaagtaatttaagGCATTCAAAATATGAGGGAAGACACTGAACTTGGTTAAGGTATTGATCTGGCTaaattatttggcaaaaaaaggcaACGTACGTAAAgtgattatattttatatgcaaaaaaaataaaaaataaaaatcattatttacAATTATGTTTTTGCATGTGTTCATAATTTCTTTTTATGAGCCTGGCTAAATATCGTCCCCACAATTTGGCATCACAAAACAACTGACTCCAATAACTTCCCAATATGCTTATAAAATCTTTAATAagttttaataacattttaaaaatgggcgaaaatatacattttcctAGGCTGGGCTTTACTTTTGACAACTGCTATAATTGTGACGGTAatattttgtgtaaaataaaaaatagataaaaaatataataaaataataataaaaaatagtgATAAAAATGGCTAGAAATTACTACTCAATAACCATGTGTCAATTGCACGTCTACTGTGCATCCTTTCCTTTTTATGTTGCATTAGCTCTAGAAAGCTTGCTGTCTTTGTCAGGAAGTGAACAGGACAGGGAGAATTATGATCTTGCTCCAGCACTTCCATTGCATTCCAACCAAACTTGTATATATTTGCGATTTCAGACCTTAGAAGAAACAAATTCTGAGGTAGGCTCGAGTGTAGCATTTTTCACATCTACAATAGGtactgttaaaaaaacatgagggccctatcatacacctagAGCAAGTTTTCGTTTTTTGTTGgtagtttcagctcaaaacgGTTATGATTATGCACTCGTgtccatctgttcacccatggtctaaaaaccaggtgtgttcaggcacattggtgcgttgctattttgaggcaacttaAATGGACTTCACCAGTGACCAACAAAACTATCTAAAATTAAGGGTtgtagcctttagcctccttgttagagcgtttgactctcatgccggcagaCTCGGGTTCAAGTCCCTCTTGGAGCAGCCAGTTtgaacagaaggggttacacaagcacaactggcttttaaaggaaatGGAAGATGAGActttgattggtttattgcacgttgcgcctaaacacacccatgactcattaagagacgaggTACAACCCTTTCTGACCATGCGCCTGGTGTGTTGaccgtttttgttgttgttgtcattaaaCTGGCAAAAGTGGATTTCTGACAGAagctcagatcattaaaatagggccagTAATATTGCGTAAtagcagtaatattgtgaatttgtgtgtttttacaattaaaattattttaatgtatttaaaatgtaatttatgtgatggcaaagctgaattttcagcattattacttcagtttcacattatccttcagaaatgattcttatatgctgatttggtgctcaagaaaaaaTTCTTATCATCAATtttgaaacagttgtgctatTGTTGTTGGAactggactttttttttaagattctttgatgaatagagaaaaataacagcatttattttaaatagaaatcatttgtaacgttataaaaatctttactgttacttttgatcaGGTTAATACAACCGTATTGGATAAGAAAAAACTTAGaccttaaagggtaagttcacccaaaaaggaaaattctgtcattaattactcaccctaatgtcgtttgacacccgtaagacctgcgttcatcttcggaacacaaatgaagacatttttgttgaaatccaatggctcagaaagaccttcattgacaccaatgtcatttcctctctcaagacccataaaaggcactaaagacgtcgttacaaagcccatctcactacagtggctctattgaatcagcattttgaatcagcgtatcgattcggattgcgtgtcaaactgctgaagtcatgtgactttggcgatccgaatcatgaatcaatacgctgatatGATGCACTGATTGATTAAGCTCAGAGGCTTTACGAAgcggtgttttgaaatcagcccatcactatatatgttgttatttagttttgggggtttttttgcacacaactTCTCATAGCTTCACAAAATTATTGTTGAATCACTGTAGAATGATGGACTTTTAACGACGTCttcagtgccttttatgggtcttgagagaggaaatgacatttgtatcgatgaaggcctttctgagccatcggatttcaacaaatatattttcatttgtgttccgaagatgaacaaagatcttacaggtgtcaaacgacatgagggtaagtaattaatgacataattttcattttgggggaaactaaccctttaagccagTTTTGAACGGTAGTATAGTAGCCTATACTGAACTTGTCACCAACAAAATGTTCCTCCTCTGCTCGAGTTTCCAAAGGTTGTTCGCGTGTATGAACGGAACGAATGAAGACTAGTGTAACCGCAATTTGACACTTCAAAGACGGTGTCGTGTCGTTTTCTACCCGCTGTGAGCCTGTGTAGGAGAATTAACACAACGCGTACTGCGTGTCAAAGCAGCTCATATGCAGCATTTCACTGAGACAGATCCAAAAGCCCCAGCTTACTTCTAAGCTCACCTAACACAATTTTTTGCTGCCTTGCAAGCGCTGGTATTTCCTCCAGGATATTCAAGTCTAGTTCATGCAACGTTCTATTTCTCTGCCTCATTTTCCCCTCGCTGTGTTTTAGATGCCGATGGCGTGAGCTGCGGAGAGGACTCTTTTGACCCAGATGAGGGGTTTTCCTCTGGGGCTTCCAGCAGCAGCCAGCCCAGCAGCGTGAAACGTGACTGGGTCATAACTGGCGTTCGACCTTCCCGAGATCCGGGAGCCAGACAGAGGGAGAGCACGTCGGCCGACACCAGAGCAGCCCTCCGGAGCCTCCACCAACGGCACCAGTCCCCTCCCCCCGCTGTCAGCCTCCGTACGGCAGAGAACAGCCGCAGCCCGAGTCCCAGCGCTCCTAGGCGCTTTCTGGACCCGCATTACATCTCTCCCTTTGCTGGTGCGCCACCCAAAACCAGCAGCACGTCTTCAAGCAAGTCCCTTGACTGTACCGGCCTCAATGGCTCATCGGGACCCACAGATAGCCTGTCGCTGGGAAGCCTCAGCGCAGACAGGGCTCACTATCTGTCGGCCATCAGCTTGCAAGAGGAACGTCTTGGGCACGTGGCACGGAGCCAGGATCTCCTTTCCCCGGGGAGTCCGTTCTCCTCTGGAAGCCCATTGTCCAAACAGTCTCGATCACCCAGTTTTAATATGCAGATTATATCACAGGTCTAGAATGATTTTGCTGGGCGATATGTGTGCGTGAGTGAGAGAGAACGTGCATGCGTACGAGCATGTTGTCTTACAGTGTGCGTGTGAATGTGTTCGAACGAGGGTGCGCGCATACACTTTTATTTGATCACTACATTATGCACTTGGTTTCGGTGTGGAGGAAATATTTGTTTTGCACAAAGGACATATTCAAGTGTACATGATCCGAGACCGTTTTAAATGTGCCATACAGACATACAATAACAACATGGTGTTAAGAGGAACAAACATTTCCGTATCAGAGCAATGAACTTCAAAAACCGACAATCACGGTCAATGCATCGCGAAAGGCCTGATAGTGCATGATCCAAAGAGTTTTATCCAGCCCAGCTGTACTGTAGGTCGTCCTGAAGAAATCCTCTTCCATGTCAACGTTTCGGTTTGTGCTGATTGAGCTTACTGTTGCCTGTGCTGTCCACCCATCATAGAATAAATATTGTGTGGACTGCCTCAATGAACCGTTAAAAACGTGGAAAAAAATATAGTATATGTTGTACTTTCGAACaggtttatattttaaattgtgtatATTTGTGTAAATGATTATTGTACCATAGAAAGAGTATATGCTAACAGAATCTATATTGCTTGTACAGAGATAGAAAGCTATCTGCTGAATGGTGAATAAATGTGCTGTTCATGGGAGCTTTGCATTGTTTTTTCATATTAACATATAttttaaccacttcagctctgcagcacattttgcattgttttgagaattaggaatatctgaatttaaaagagcgccctacccaaatacattggagtaa belongs to Pseudorasbora parva isolate DD20220531a chromosome 22, ASM2467924v1, whole genome shotgun sequence and includes:
- the LOC137057989 gene encoding hyccin 2 isoform X2, with protein sequence MLCSERGVVEEWLSEFKTLPEEQIRSYSGSLRLKKALIPALYAVIQEQPCSELLAPVCHQLFELYRSSEEGLRRFTLQFLPELIWVYLRHSASRERNRNGCVEALLLGIYNLEIVDSKGNGKLLSFTIPTLSKPSIYHEPSSLGSMALTEGALNQHDLIRVVYSGLLSQRETFTSQNRFEVLSFLMLCYNSAVVFMPASSHQSACRMSTRLCVSGYPRQQQKSWREPYNRVRLEPEFMVQMLTAVYHAIYNGQWDLGREALDDILYRAQLDLHAQPLLVANAISRSLPSRPPEGSRNLLEVEVTPAGRCISQAAVTAASIRRLRWKREDADGVSCGEDSFDPDEGFSSGASSSSQPSSVKRDWVITGVRPSRDPGARQRESTSADTRAALRSLHQRHQSPPPAVSLRTAENSRSPSPSAPRRFLDPHYISPFAGAPPKTSSTSSSKSLDCTGLNGSSGPTDSLSLGSLSADRAHYLSAISLQEERLGHVARSQDLLSPGSPFSSGSPLSKQSRSPSFNMQIISQV
- the LOC137057989 gene encoding hyccin 2 isoform X1, with product MLCSERGVVEEWLSEFKTLPEEQIRSYSGSLRLKKALIPALYAVIQEQPCSELLAPVCHQLFELYRSSEEGLRRFTLQFLPELIWVYLRHSASRERNRNGCVEALLLGIYNLEIVDSKGNGKLLSFTIPTLSKPSIYHEPSSLGSMALTEGALNQHDLIRVVYSGLLSQRETFTSQNRFEVLSFLMLCYNSAVVFMPASSHQSACRMSTRLCVSGYPRQQQKSWREPYNRVRLEPEFMVQMLTAVYHAIYNGQWDLGREALDDILYRAQLDLHAQPLLVANAISRSLPSRPPEGSRNLLEVEVTPAGRCISQAAVTAASIRRLRWKREDCFDFSTTAEFYASITPSRYTPPERPDSPVQRGRIKCTIHLTLQGDADGVSCGEDSFDPDEGFSSGASSSSQPSSVKRDWVITGVRPSRDPGARQRESTSADTRAALRSLHQRHQSPPPAVSLRTAENSRSPSPSAPRRFLDPHYISPFAGAPPKTSSTSSSKSLDCTGLNGSSGPTDSLSLGSLSADRAHYLSAISLQEERLGHVARSQDLLSPGSPFSSGSPLSKQSRSPSFNMQIISQV